The following are encoded in a window of Nakamurella sp. A5-74 genomic DNA:
- the alr gene encoding alanine racemase — MSAVPTVRCEAVVDLAAIRHNLRAVRGLVPARVRVMAVVKADGYGHGAVAVAEAAQHAGADMLGVATLGEALDLHRAGIGGRIACWLWVPADTDLAATVAAGVEIGISSREHLAAVRRVAALRPSSRGGGVAVHLKLDSGLGRNGVGPAEFSAFAAAVLEAQRAGEIRVVGVMSHLASADVPGDDSVGEQQRTFEAAVRELAQLGISADRHLANTAGTISHPELHHDMVRIGIGLYGFDPLGGAGPPAAPALRPAMTLRASVALTKRVPAGHGVSYGLTYRTGQETTLALIPLGYADGIPRAASGRAEVLVAGRRRRIAGRVAMDQFVVDCGDDPVAVGDEVLLFGPGGHGEPTATEWATACGTIDYEIVTRIGARVPRRWVGRQTDRTAQPAEGIG; from the coding sequence ATGAGCGCTGTGCCCACCGTCCGGTGCGAGGCCGTGGTCGACCTGGCCGCGATCCGCCACAACCTGCGGGCCGTCCGTGGGCTCGTGCCAGCTCGGGTGCGGGTGATGGCGGTCGTCAAGGCCGACGGCTACGGACACGGCGCCGTGGCCGTCGCCGAAGCGGCCCAGCACGCCGGCGCCGACATGCTGGGGGTGGCGACCCTGGGCGAGGCTCTGGACCTGCACCGGGCCGGGATCGGCGGCCGGATCGCCTGTTGGCTCTGGGTGCCGGCGGACACGGATCTGGCTGCCACGGTCGCCGCCGGGGTGGAGATCGGGATCAGCTCCCGTGAGCACCTGGCCGCGGTGCGTCGGGTCGCCGCGCTCCGACCATCGTCGAGGGGCGGGGGCGTGGCCGTTCATCTCAAGCTCGACAGCGGACTCGGTCGCAACGGCGTCGGACCCGCGGAGTTCTCGGCGTTTGCCGCCGCCGTCCTGGAGGCCCAACGAGCGGGGGAGATCCGGGTGGTCGGCGTGATGAGTCACCTCGCCTCCGCCGACGTACCCGGCGACGACTCCGTCGGCGAACAGCAGCGCACGTTCGAGGCGGCCGTCCGCGAGCTCGCACAGCTCGGCATCTCCGCCGATCGCCACCTCGCCAACACCGCGGGGACCATCAGCCACCCGGAGTTGCACCACGACATGGTCCGCATCGGTATCGGCCTGTACGGGTTCGACCCGCTGGGAGGCGCCGGGCCGCCGGCTGCCCCCGCGCTCCGGCCGGCGATGACGCTGCGTGCGAGCGTCGCGTTGACGAAACGGGTGCCCGCGGGGCACGGAGTCTCCTACGGGCTCACCTACCGGACCGGGCAGGAGACGACGCTCGCCCTGATCCCGCTCGGCTATGCCGATGGCATCCCGCGGGCGGCGTCCGGTCGGGCCGAAGTGCTCGTCGCGGGTCGGCGCAGGCGGATCGCCGGTCGGGTGGCCATGGACCAGTTCGTCGTCGACTGCGGTGACGACCCGGTGGCGGTCGGTGACGAAGTGCTGCTGTTCGGACCCGGCGGTCACGGCGAACCGACGGCCACCGAGTGGGCCACGGCCTGCGGCACCATCGACTACGAGATCGTCACCAGGATCGGGGCCCGCGTTCCTCGACGGTGGGTCGGTCGGCAGACAGATCGAACTGCCCAGCCGGCGGAGGGTATCGGATGA
- a CDS encoding alpha/beta hydrolase, whose protein sequence is MSGLGKVLGAAAGVTGAVGALTLGGWTAQRRVMRRYRAHVAADGRGFDSLPAERSYTVTSADGLGIYVEEVGPVDAPLTVIFSHGWTLRMGAWHFQRLGLAGPGFGAEVAAADRRDAAAATDTAATDPAATVADLVADPGAEARLVFYDQRSHGRSGRADPGRSTLDAVAEDLHAVIATAAPHGPVVVVGHSMGGMALMGLAAAEPDLVRERLAGFALIDSSAFYLRAKGSRAGLTGNLPLMRAVTATASRFPRALERGRPLARDAVWLLTRSYGFADPAVNVDLVDYLDLMISEVPVDVIAQFLPAILTLDVRAGFAALHHLPGRVICGEQDRMTPPAQSRALVAAMPSTELVLVPHGGHNLMLEQPVAVNDALSGLLADVLQRVRAADAATTATSTARLRGGR, encoded by the coding sequence ATGAGTGGTCTGGGTAAGGTGCTCGGTGCTGCTGCCGGCGTGACCGGCGCGGTCGGGGCTCTCACGCTCGGCGGCTGGACGGCCCAGCGGCGGGTGATGCGCCGTTATCGTGCGCACGTTGCTGCCGATGGTCGGGGCTTCGATTCGCTGCCGGCCGAACGCTCCTACACCGTGACCTCCGCGGACGGTCTGGGGATCTACGTCGAGGAGGTCGGTCCGGTCGACGCGCCGCTGACGGTGATCTTCTCGCACGGCTGGACGCTGCGGATGGGTGCTTGGCACTTCCAGCGGCTGGGGCTTGCCGGACCTGGTTTCGGAGCTGAGGTCGCTGCTGCCGACCGCAGGGACGCAGCGGCTGCCACCGACACGGCTGCCACCGACCCGGCTGCCACCGTCGCAGATCTGGTGGCCGATCCGGGTGCCGAGGCCCGGCTGGTGTTCTACGACCAGCGCTCGCACGGCCGGTCGGGTCGAGCCGATCCGGGTCGATCGACGCTGGATGCGGTGGCCGAGGACCTGCATGCAGTGATCGCCACCGCGGCCCCGCACGGACCGGTTGTGGTGGTCGGGCACTCGATGGGCGGGATGGCGCTGATGGGACTGGCTGCCGCCGAGCCGGATCTGGTGCGGGAACGCCTGGCCGGGTTCGCGCTCATCGACAGTTCGGCATTTTATCTGCGGGCCAAGGGGTCTCGCGCCGGACTGACCGGCAACCTGCCGTTGATGCGCGCGGTCACCGCGACGGCGAGTCGCTTCCCGCGAGCCCTGGAACGTGGTCGACCGCTGGCCAGGGACGCTGTCTGGCTGCTCACCCGCTCCTACGGATTCGCCGATCCTGCCGTCAACGTGGATCTGGTCGACTACCTGGATCTGATGATCTCGGAGGTGCCTGTCGATGTGATCGCCCAGTTCCTGCCCGCGATCCTGACCCTCGATGTGCGCGCGGGATTTGCTGCGCTGCACCACCTTCCGGGTCGGGTGATCTGCGGGGAGCAGGATCGGATGACACCGCCTGCACAGTCCAGAGCGCTGGTGGCCGCGATGCCGTCGACCGAGCTGGTGCTGGTCCCCCACGGTGGCCACAACCTGATGCTGGAGCAGCCGGTCGCGGTGAACGACGCGCTGAGCGGGCTGTTGGCTGATGTGCTGCAGCGGGTCCGAGCAGCGGACGCAGCTACGACGGCAACTTCGACCGCGCGGTTGCGGGGTGGACGATGA
- the tsaE gene encoding tRNA (adenosine(37)-N6)-threonylcarbamoyltransferase complex ATPase subunit type 1 TsaE gives MTRAREVQLQLEDLAATDRLGRAIGAELRAGDVVVLAGDLGAGKTALTKSIALGLGITETITSPTFVISRVHPGPGVSLVHVDAYRLGGALELEDLDLDTDLAQAAVVVEWGTGLAEQFAEFPLAVALRRRSDDVRDCTVSGDPARWSSLIAALQGISSRA, from the coding sequence ATGACACGCGCCCGGGAAGTGCAGCTGCAGCTCGAGGACCTGGCGGCCACGGATCGGCTCGGTCGGGCGATCGGCGCCGAGCTCCGCGCCGGGGACGTCGTGGTGCTCGCGGGCGACCTGGGCGCCGGCAAGACGGCGCTGACCAAGTCGATCGCGCTCGGGTTGGGGATCACCGAGACCATCACCTCGCCGACCTTCGTGATCTCACGGGTGCATCCAGGCCCGGGGGTGAGTTTGGTGCACGTCGATGCGTACCGCCTCGGCGGAGCCCTCGAGCTGGAGGACCTGGATCTGGACACCGACCTGGCGCAGGCTGCTGTCGTCGTCGAATGGGGGACCGGACTCGCCGAGCAGTTCGCCGAGTTCCCGTTGGCTGTGGCGCTGCGTCGTCGCAGTGACGACGTCCGGGACTGCACCGTCAGCGGTGATCCGGCCCGCTGGTCGTCCCTGATCGCCGCGCTGCAGGGGATCTCATCGCGAGCCTGA
- a CDS encoding LacI family DNA-binding transcriptional regulator has product MLPPSSAAGRRADRSDATLADVAALAGVSLATASRALHATGGRTVRAVAAARVRAAAVELRYVPNAAARATARGRTDTVALIVHDIADPFTAALTGAVMDAASAHDLIVTIAATGGDPEIELRHLEQFRRQHARAVILAGSRFTDADSEVLLAAEIDAFSHSGGQVVVIGGPVPGLAHVPVVPIDEVDGAARLGAVLCTLGYRRFAVLAGPESLVSSEQRLAGFRRGVTEHGGTVPDEWVLSVQWSRDGGYVGMRELLDQGLDVTEVDAVFAVNDVMAIGAMAALAEHGYRVPEDVALAGFEDVPMLRDIRPSLTTVTLPAGEIARAAAHRALQEPVATDGSTPIEFSVSANTRSEPAVRLEVVVRSSTPDRRPGTEPGSGSR; this is encoded by the coding sequence ATGCTGCCCCCGTCGTCCGCTGCCGGGCGACGCGCCGACCGGAGTGATGCGACCCTGGCCGACGTCGCAGCCCTGGCCGGGGTGTCCCTGGCCACCGCGTCCCGCGCGCTGCACGCGACCGGCGGGCGCACGGTCCGGGCGGTGGCGGCGGCGCGGGTCAGGGCGGCTGCCGTCGAGCTGAGGTACGTCCCCAATGCGGCCGCCCGCGCCACCGCGCGCGGACGGACGGACACGGTGGCGCTGATCGTCCACGACATCGCCGACCCGTTCACTGCTGCGCTCACCGGGGCCGTGATGGATGCGGCGTCGGCGCACGACCTGATCGTCACCATCGCCGCGACCGGCGGCGATCCGGAGATCGAACTGCGTCACCTCGAGCAGTTCCGCCGCCAACACGCCCGCGCCGTGATCCTCGCCGGATCCCGCTTCACCGACGCCGACAGTGAGGTCCTGCTGGCCGCGGAGATCGACGCCTTCAGCCACAGCGGCGGCCAGGTGGTGGTGATCGGCGGTCCCGTCCCCGGTCTCGCGCACGTACCCGTGGTGCCGATCGACGAGGTCGACGGGGCCGCCAGGCTGGGCGCCGTGCTGTGCACCTTGGGGTACCGCAGGTTCGCCGTGCTGGCCGGTCCGGAGAGCCTGGTCAGCAGCGAGCAGCGGTTGGCGGGATTCCGGCGCGGCGTGACCGAGCACGGCGGGACCGTGCCGGACGAGTGGGTGCTGTCCGTCCAGTGGTCACGGGACGGCGGGTACGTCGGGATGCGCGAGCTGCTCGACCAGGGGCTGGACGTCACCGAGGTGGACGCGGTGTTCGCCGTGAACGATGTGATGGCGATCGGCGCGATGGCCGCGTTGGCCGAACACGGCTACCGAGTTCCCGAGGACGTCGCCCTGGCCGGGTTCGAGGACGTCCCGATGCTCAGGGACATCCGACCGTCGCTGACCACCGTGACGCTGCCGGCCGGTGAGATCGCCCGTGCCGCGGCCCACCGTGCGCTGCAGGAACCGGTGGCCACGGACGGATCCACGCCCATCGAGTTCTCGGTGTCTGCCAACACCAGGTCCGAGCCTGCGGTGCGGCTGGAGGTCGTGGTGCGCAGCTCGACCCCGGATCGGCGACCTGGCACGGAGCCCGGGTCAGGCTCGCGATGA
- the tsaB gene encoding tRNA (adenosine(37)-N6)-threonylcarbamoyltransferase complex dimerization subunit type 1 TsaB, with the protein MLVLAMDTSTPAITAGVVELLLPHQVTPPHQVTPPQQATPPHQLTPHPGIQRDSDHGQQDPVRLLAEDVAVDPFGHAEKLLPLITAALTSVGRSLDELDAVVVGLGPGPFTGLRVGIATAASLGDALGVPVHGVPSHDGLARSIPARSAAARSIPARSTAARSLPERSLPERSTAAPSADGTPALLVVTDARRREVYLSGYAPGGRRVFGPAVLAPAAVDPSAILGSAALDGFLAVGAGVGLVPVLEQQPLADPGSLSRGLVLAAGRELVTGAIPGPLVPLYLRRPDVAEPSAPKSTLNAAATSNSQVGGRS; encoded by the coding sequence ATGCTCGTGTTGGCGATGGACACCTCCACGCCGGCGATCACCGCCGGGGTGGTCGAACTGCTGCTGCCTCATCAAGTGACACCGCCCCATCAAGTGACACCGCCCCAGCAAGCAACACCGCCCCATCAGCTGACACCGCACCCGGGGATTCAGCGGGATTCCGATCACGGCCAGCAGGATCCGGTGCGGCTGCTCGCCGAGGACGTCGCGGTGGATCCCTTCGGCCACGCCGAGAAGCTGCTGCCTCTGATCACGGCGGCGCTGACGTCGGTCGGGCGCAGCCTCGACGAGCTCGACGCCGTTGTGGTGGGTCTGGGGCCCGGACCGTTCACCGGTCTGCGGGTGGGAATCGCCACCGCTGCCTCGTTGGGCGACGCTCTCGGCGTGCCGGTGCACGGCGTTCCGAGTCACGACGGTCTCGCCCGATCCATTCCTGCCCGCTCCGCCGCTGCGCGATCCATTCCTGCCCGATCCACCGCTGCGCGATCCTTGCCCGAACGCTCCTTGCCCGAACGATCCACTGCAGCCCCATCCGCTGACGGCACGCCCGCACTGCTGGTCGTCACCGACGCCCGGCGCCGCGAGGTGTACCTCTCCGGCTACGCCCCCGGCGGCCGGCGGGTTTTCGGCCCCGCGGTGCTGGCTCCGGCCGCGGTGGACCCGTCGGCGATCCTCGGATCGGCAGCCCTGGACGGGTTCCTGGCGGTCGGTGCAGGTGTCGGGCTGGTGCCGGTTCTCGAACAGCAACCGCTGGCCGATCCCGGCAGTCTCAGCCGTGGCCTGGTGCTCGCCGCCGGCCGCGAGCTGGTCACCGGAGCGATCCCGGGCCCGTTGGTGCCGCTCTATCTGCGACGGCCCGACGTCGCCGAACCGTCGGCGCCGAAATCCACCCTGAACGCCGCAGCCACCTCGAACTCCCAGGTCGGCGGCCGGAGTTGA
- the rimI gene encoding ribosomal protein S18-alanine N-acetyltransferase gives MTSASVLRPPWRPLEPLRWWDIEAVADLETVLFPGDSPWTAGMFWSELAMGHHYVVVRDSGPPPHPDRPHPDRPRVVGYAGLAVHGLDHPDEEAEVQTIGVHPDLQGQGLGARLLDDLLAVAGRRRVLLEVRVDNDPARRLYERRGFARIGLRRGYYRPSNADALVMQRVGS, from the coding sequence TTGACCAGCGCATCGGTGCTCCGGCCCCCATGGCGTCCGCTGGAGCCGTTGCGCTGGTGGGACATCGAAGCAGTCGCAGATCTGGAGACCGTGCTCTTCCCCGGGGACTCACCGTGGACCGCCGGGATGTTCTGGTCGGAGCTGGCGATGGGTCATCACTACGTGGTGGTCAGGGACAGCGGCCCCCCTCCCCACCCAGACCGTCCCCACCCGGACCGTCCTCGCGTGGTCGGGTACGCGGGTCTGGCCGTGCACGGCCTGGACCATCCTGACGAGGAAGCCGAGGTGCAGACCATCGGCGTGCACCCGGATCTGCAGGGGCAGGGGCTCGGTGCCCGACTGCTGGACGACCTGCTGGCGGTGGCCGGTCGACGTCGGGTGCTGCTGGAGGTCAGGGTCGACAACGATCCGGCGCGGCGGTTGTACGAGCGCAGGGGCTTCGCCCGGATCGGCCTGCGCCGTGGGTACTACCGTCCGAGCAACGCCGACGCCCTGGTGATGCAGCGGGTGGGGTCATGA
- the tsaD gene encoding tRNA (adenosine(37)-N6)-threonylcarbamoyltransferase complex transferase subunit TsaD → MSAAAFVAPSGSAEFRLTSGAVVLGLESSCDETGVGLVRIDDVKEWEGPGGERRERPVLNLLGHHLASSSDQHARFGGVIPEIASRAHLEAMVPTMHRAFSASGVRPSDVAAVAVTCGPGLAGALLVGVAAAKAYAAAWGVPLIGVNHLAGHVAADTLEHGPLPSPVLALLVSGGHTQLLRVDDLAGDITEIGTTVDDAAGEAYDKVARLLGLGYPGGPVIDRLAAQGDPAAVRFPRGLTGPRDARYDFSFSGLKTAVARHVEQLRAAGRPVPVQDICAAFQEAVADVLTAKTVAAATDLGIGTVVVAGGVAANGRLRTLAQERCDAAGLQLRIPRIGLCTDNGAMIAALGAHVAVAGTTPSAPGLSGYPGLPVGTVKV, encoded by the coding sequence ATGAGCGCAGCGGCTTTCGTGGCACCGTCCGGATCGGCTGAGTTCCGGTTGACCTCCGGTGCGGTCGTGCTCGGGCTCGAGTCCTCGTGCGACGAGACCGGTGTCGGTCTCGTCCGGATCGACGACGTGAAGGAGTGGGAAGGTCCAGGCGGTGAGCGCCGGGAACGTCCGGTGCTGAACCTGCTCGGTCATCACCTCGCCTCCTCGTCCGACCAGCACGCCAGGTTCGGTGGCGTCATCCCCGAGATCGCCTCCCGCGCCCACCTGGAGGCCATGGTGCCCACCATGCACCGGGCCTTCTCCGCGTCCGGGGTGCGGCCGTCCGACGTCGCGGCCGTGGCGGTGACCTGTGGCCCGGGATTGGCCGGTGCGCTGCTGGTCGGGGTCGCTGCCGCCAAGGCCTACGCGGCCGCGTGGGGAGTGCCGCTGATCGGCGTCAACCACCTGGCCGGGCATGTCGCCGCCGACACCCTCGAGCACGGTCCGCTGCCGAGTCCGGTGCTGGCACTGCTGGTGTCCGGTGGGCACACCCAACTGCTACGGGTCGACGACCTGGCCGGCGACATCACCGAAATCGGCACCACTGTCGACGACGCTGCGGGCGAGGCCTACGACAAGGTGGCTCGGCTGCTCGGGCTGGGCTACCCGGGCGGACCGGTGATCGATCGCCTTGCTGCGCAGGGCGATCCGGCCGCAGTCCGGTTCCCCCGCGGGCTCACCGGCCCCCGGGACGCGCGCTACGACTTCTCCTTCTCGGGTCTGAAGACGGCGGTGGCCCGGCACGTCGAACAGTTGCGGGCCGCCGGCCGGCCGGTACCGGTGCAGGACATCTGCGCCGCGTTCCAGGAGGCGGTTGCCGATGTGCTGACGGCCAAGACCGTCGCTGCCGCCACCGATCTGGGCATCGGCACCGTGGTGGTTGCCGGCGGTGTCGCTGCGAACGGTCGGCTCCGGACGCTCGCCCAGGAACGTTGCGACGCAGCGGGTCTGCAGCTGCGGATCCCGCGGATCGGGCTGTGCACCGACAACGGCGCGATGATCGCGGCGCTGGGCGCCCACGTGGCCGTCGCCGGAACGACCCCTTCGGCGCCCGGCTTGTCCGGGTATCCGGGCCTGCCGGTGGGTACCGTGAAGGTGTGA
- the groES gene encoding co-chaperone GroES, with the protein MASVNIQPLEDKILVQANEAETTTASGLVIPDTAKEKPQEGTVLAVGPGRVDDNGNRVPLDVAEGDVVIYSKYGGTEVKYAGTEYLILSARDVLAKISK; encoded by the coding sequence GTGGCGAGCGTGAACATCCAGCCGCTCGAGGACAAGATCCTCGTTCAGGCCAACGAGGCCGAGACCACCACCGCATCCGGTCTGGTCATCCCCGACACCGCCAAGGAGAAGCCGCAGGAGGGCACCGTCCTCGCTGTCGGTCCCGGCCGTGTCGACGACAACGGCAACCGCGTACCGCTCGACGTTGCCGAGGGCGACGTCGTCATCTACTCGAAGTACGGCGGCACCGAGGTCAAGTACGCGGGAACCGAGTACCTGATCCTGTCGGCACGCGACGTGCTGGCCAAGATCTCGAAGTGA
- the groL gene encoding chaperonin GroEL (60 kDa chaperone family; promotes refolding of misfolded polypeptides especially under stressful conditions; forms two stacked rings of heptamers to form a barrel-shaped 14mer; ends can be capped by GroES; misfolded proteins enter the barrel where they are refolded when GroES binds), which translates to MAKQISFDVAARAAMLRGVDTLTDAVKVTLGPRGRNVVLAKQFGGPTVTNDGVTIAREIDLEDPTENLGAQLVKTAATKTNDVAGDGTTTATVLTRAIVAEGLRNVTAGADPMALRAGIQAAATAISAALTARAIEVAGNRDRITQIGTIASRDAAIGALLGEAVDKVGGEGVITVEESNGTTIELEFTDGMQFDKGFISPHFITDPEEGQAVFENARILLVREKISALADLLPLLEKVLEAKTPLVILAEDVDGEALSTLAVNALRKTLPVVAVKAPFFGDRRKAFLQDLAIATGAEVVSAEVGLKLSEVGLDVLGTARRVVVDKDTTTIVDGAGEPSAVAGRVAQIKAEIEDTDSDWDREKLQERLAKLGGGVAVVKVGAATETEAKERKHRVEDAVAATKAAIAEGIIPGGGATLVKVAAELGDLGLTGDALVGLEAVKRALRAPAFWIASNAGEDGSVVVNMIAELPEDEGFDASTGEYVNLLTAGIIDPVKVTRSAVENAASIAAMLLTTEAAVTDIPAGAPAAGGHAGHQH; encoded by the coding sequence ATGGCGAAGCAGATCAGCTTCGATGTCGCCGCGCGAGCTGCCATGCTCCGCGGCGTTGACACCCTGACCGACGCGGTCAAGGTCACGCTCGGCCCCCGCGGCCGGAACGTGGTGCTGGCCAAGCAGTTCGGTGGCCCCACCGTCACCAACGACGGCGTCACCATCGCCCGCGAGATCGACCTGGAGGACCCGACGGAGAACCTCGGCGCCCAGTTGGTCAAGACCGCGGCCACCAAGACGAACGACGTCGCCGGCGACGGCACCACCACCGCGACCGTGCTGACCCGCGCGATCGTCGCCGAGGGTCTGCGCAACGTGACCGCGGGCGCCGATCCGATGGCGCTGCGTGCGGGCATCCAGGCTGCGGCCACCGCGATCAGCGCTGCACTCACCGCTCGCGCCATCGAGGTCGCGGGCAACCGCGACCGGATCACCCAGATCGGCACCATCGCCAGCCGGGACGCCGCGATCGGCGCGCTGCTCGGTGAGGCGGTCGACAAGGTCGGGGGTGAGGGCGTCATCACGGTCGAGGAGTCGAACGGCACCACGATCGAGCTCGAGTTCACCGACGGCATGCAGTTCGACAAGGGCTTCATCTCGCCGCACTTCATCACCGATCCCGAGGAGGGTCAGGCGGTCTTCGAGAACGCGCGGATCCTGCTGGTGCGGGAGAAGATCTCTGCACTTGCCGACCTGCTGCCGTTGCTGGAGAAGGTGCTCGAGGCCAAGACGCCGCTGGTGATCCTGGCCGAGGACGTGGACGGCGAAGCGTTGTCGACGCTGGCGGTGAATGCGCTGCGCAAGACGCTGCCGGTCGTCGCGGTGAAGGCGCCGTTCTTCGGTGATCGTCGCAAGGCATTCCTGCAGGACCTGGCCATCGCGACCGGCGCCGAGGTGGTGTCGGCCGAGGTCGGGCTCAAGCTGTCCGAGGTCGGTCTCGACGTCCTGGGCACCGCGCGGCGGGTGGTGGTGGACAAGGACACGACCACCATCGTCGACGGGGCGGGAGAGCCGTCGGCCGTGGCCGGTCGTGTCGCCCAGATCAAGGCGGAGATCGAGGACACCGACTCCGACTGGGACCGCGAGAAGCTGCAGGAGCGGCTCGCCAAGCTCGGCGGCGGTGTCGCCGTCGTCAAGGTCGGTGCAGCCACCGAGACCGAGGCCAAGGAGCGCAAGCACCGTGTCGAGGACGCGGTCGCCGCCACCAAGGCCGCGATCGCCGAAGGGATCATCCCCGGCGGTGGCGCCACCCTGGTCAAGGTCGCCGCGGAACTGGGCGACCTCGGTCTCACCGGGGATGCCCTCGTCGGCCTCGAGGCCGTCAAGCGAGCCCTCCGGGCGCCCGCCTTCTGGATCGCCAGCAACGCCGGTGAAGACGGTTCGGTCGTCGTCAACATGATCGCCGAGCTGCCCGAGGACGAGGGCTTCGATGCCTCGACCGGTGAGTACGTCAACCTGCTCACCGCAGGCATCATCGATCCGGTCAAGGTGACCCGCTCCGCAGTGGAGAACGCCGCCTCGATCGCCGCGATGCTGCTCACCACGGAGGCCGCGGTGACCGACATCCCGGCAGGCGCACCGGCCGCCGGCGGACACGCCGGGCACCAGCACTGA
- a CDS encoding WhiB family transcriptional regulator gives MADTKRLPGPNADLWDWQIQGSCRGMASSYFFHPEGERGPARARREAKAKAICLECPVLADCRAHALVVHEPYGIWGGLSESERADMLEGRS, from the coding sequence ATGGCGGACACGAAGCGACTCCCCGGCCCGAATGCCGATCTCTGGGACTGGCAGATCCAGGGGTCCTGCCGCGGCATGGCGAGCTCGTACTTCTTCCACCCCGAGGGTGAGCGCGGACCGGCACGGGCCCGCCGTGAGGCCAAGGCCAAGGCCATCTGTCTGGAGTGCCCGGTGCTGGCCGACTGCCGGGCCCACGCGCTGGTCGTCCACGAGCCGTACGGCATCTGGGGTGGATTGTCCGAGTCCGAGCGCGCCGACATGCTCGAGGGCCGCTCTTGA
- a CDS encoding response regulator transcription factor → MTSVLICDERRTARDSLTKAMSTLASVEDVDCVSSGDELLSRYGRDSADLVLIGTQRALTSGIEATRRLLALHPGAVVIVFGSPDDTASIAAAIACGARGFLRWDATRPEIVAALADALTDSRVQPARQDSGEPEVPLTERELQVLRGMSQGQSNAEIGKELFLSEDTVKTHARRLFRKLGARDRAQAVAIGFRRGLVA, encoded by the coding sequence ATGACGAGTGTGCTCATCTGCGACGAGCGCCGCACGGCTCGCGACAGCCTGACGAAGGCGATGTCCACTCTCGCCTCGGTCGAGGACGTCGACTGTGTGAGTTCGGGCGACGAACTGCTCTCCCGGTACGGCCGCGACTCCGCCGATCTGGTGCTGATCGGTACGCAGCGCGCACTGACGAGCGGGATCGAGGCCACCAGGCGACTGCTGGCACTACATCCGGGTGCGGTGGTGATCGTCTTCGGCTCACCGGACGACACCGCCTCCATCGCCGCCGCCATCGCCTGCGGCGCCCGGGGGTTCCTGCGGTGGGACGCCACCCGCCCCGAGATCGTCGCTGCCCTGGCCGACGCCCTGACCGACTCACGCGTCCAGCCGGCCCGGCAGGACTCCGGCGAACCGGAGGTGCCGCTCACCGAGCGGGAGCTCCAGGTGCTGCGTGGGATGAGCCAGGGGCAGTCCAACGCAGAGATCGGCAAAGAGCTGTTCCTGTCCGAGGACACCGTCAAGACCCACGCCCGACGGCTCTTCCGCAAGCTCGGAGCCCGCGATCGGGCCCAGGCCGTCGCCATCGGGTTCCGCCGCGGACTGGTGGCCTGA
- the shbA gene encoding RNA polymerase sigma factor ShbA, with translation MSGPFRRFAAPVPSPARLPDPARPPRPARVQRSSPERGDTEVPAAVPESAPVSPGVIPNELVDAARCGDRAALQRLISLIHPHVVRYCRARVTPDHRGLSGADDVTQEVCLAVVSALPGYHRRSTPFLAFVYGIAAHKVADAHRASARTHSVPVPELPEQPDDQVTPEQQALRSATADRIEEILATLPHQQREILRLRVVVGLTADQTAMVLSTTAGAVRVAQHRALGRLRALLTAAGEGSVGAGGWAEVVG, from the coding sequence ATGAGCGGCCCTTTCCGGCGCTTCGCCGCCCCAGTTCCCAGCCCGGCCCGCCTTCCCGACCCGGCCCGCCCTCCCCGCCCCGCACGGGTCCAGCGCTCGAGCCCTGAACGCGGTGATACCGAAGTGCCGGCGGCCGTCCCCGAGTCGGCCCCGGTGTCTCCCGGGGTCATTCCCAACGAGCTGGTCGACGCCGCCCGCTGCGGTGATCGCGCTGCGTTGCAACGGCTGATCAGCCTGATCCACCCGCACGTCGTGCGCTACTGCCGGGCGAGGGTGACGCCCGACCATCGAGGACTCTCGGGCGCCGACGACGTCACCCAGGAGGTCTGCCTCGCGGTGGTGTCGGCGCTGCCCGGCTATCACCGGCGATCGACGCCCTTCCTCGCTTTCGTCTACGGGATCGCAGCGCACAAAGTGGCCGACGCGCACCGTGCCTCGGCTCGGACCCACAGCGTCCCGGTGCCCGAGCTGCCCGAACAGCCGGACGACCAGGTGACCCCCGAACAGCAGGCACTGCGCAGCGCCACCGCCGATCGGATCGAGGAGATCCTGGCGACCCTGCCGCACCAGCAGCGCGAGATCCTGCGGCTGCGGGTGGTCGTCGGACTGACCGCCGATCAGACAGCCATGGTGCTGTCCACCACCGCGGGAGCGGTGCGGGTCGCCCAACACCGTGCGCTCGGGCGGCTGCGCGCCCTGCTCACGGCCGCCGGTGAAGGAAGTGTCGGCGCCGGAGGCTGGGCCGAGGTGGTCGGATGA